A window of the Lolium perenne isolate Kyuss_39 chromosome 7, Kyuss_2.0, whole genome shotgun sequence genome harbors these coding sequences:
- the LOC127317332 gene encoding 3-ketoacyl-CoA synthase 6-like, protein MRPPIQGKGLIKAVYQRVVDSSTAIVVTAAPLIAAAAVAVSRSWLHDLRPVHLFLWCFLPVAAAIVYLKLRPRAVYLVDYAGFRTPHTCRIPFASFLEHAKQHPALNERSVRFMTRLLERSGLGEDTCLPPAHHYVGTHEYCTLDAARAEFELVAFSAIDDLLAKTGVAPEAIGILIVNCSLFCPVPSLVDMIVNRYKLRGDVRSMQLSGMGCSAGLIAVGLARNLLQVAPHGAHALVVSTETITPNYYLGTERAMLLPNCLFRIGGAAALLSTSPAKARFRLKHVVRTLTGAQDNSYRCVYQEEDAEGHRGINLNKDLMSIAGDSLKANITAIAPLVLPAREQLMFAFYFVAGKVLNRRLKPYIPDFRTAFEHFCIHAGGRAVIDELQKSLNLSDEQVEASRMTLHRFGNTSSSSLWYELAYMEAKGRMRKGDRVWMIGFGSGFKCNSAAWECIEPARNADGPWATSIHKYPVDIPDVLKH, encoded by the coding sequence ATGAGACCTCCGATTCAGGGCAAGGGTCTCATCAAGGCCGTGTACCAGCGCGTCGTGGACAGCTCCACTGCCATCGTGGTCACCGCCGCCCCGCTCATcgctgccgccgccgtcgcgGTGTCCAGAAGCTGGCTCCATGACCTCCGGCCCGTGCACCTCTTCCTGTGGTGCTTCCTCCCGGTGGCAGCGGCCATCGTCTACCTGAAGCTGCGTCCGCGCGCGGTGTACCTGGTGGACTACGCCGGGTTCCGCACCCCGCACACCTGCCGCATCCCCTTCGCGAGCTTCCTGGAGCACGCGAAGCAGCACCCGGCCCTGAACGAGCGCAGCGTGCGGTTCATGACGCGGCTGCTGGAGCGGTCGGGGCTCGGGGAGGATACCTGCCTTCCGCCGGCGCACCACTACGTTGGGACGCACGAGTACTGCACCCTCGACGCCGCACGCGCCGAGTTCGAGCTGGTGGCCTTCTCGGCCATCGACGATCTGCTCGCCAAGACCGGCGTCGCGCCCGAGGCCATCGGCATCCTCATCGTCAACTGCAGCTTGTTCTGCCCGGTGCCGTCCTTGGTAGACATGATCGTGAACAGGTACAAGCTGCGCGGCGACGTCCGCAGCATGCAGCTGTCCGGCATGGGTTGCAGCGCGGGACTGATCGCCGTCGGGCTCGCGAGGAACCTCCTGCAGGTGGCTCCCCACGGCGCGCACGCGCTGGTGGTGTCCACGGAGACCATCACGCCCAACTACTACCTCGGGACGGAGCGCGCGATGCTCCTGCCGAACTGCCTGTTCCGCATAGGCGGGGCGGCGGCGCTGCTGTCGACGTCGCCGGCGAAGGCCCGGTTCCGGCTAAAGCACGTGGTGCGCACGCTCACCGGCGCGCAGGACAACTCGTACCGGTGCGTGTACCAGGAGGAGGACGCGGAGGGCCACCGGGGGATCAACCTGAACAAGGACCTGATGAGCATTGCCGGCGACTCGCTCAAGGCCAACATCACCGCGATCGCTCCGCTCGTCCTACCGGCCCGTGAGCAGCTCATGTTCGCCTTCTACTTCGTTGCGGGGAAGGTGCTCAACAGGAGGCTGAAGCCGTACATCCCCGACTTCCGCACCGCGTTCGAGCACTTCTGCATCCACGCCGGTGGCCGCGCCGTCATCGACGAGCTGCAGAAGAGCCTAAACCTCTCCGACGAGCAGGTAGAGGCGTCGCGGATGACGTTGCACCGGTTCGGGAACACGTCGAGCAGCTCGCTGTGGTACGAGCTGGCCTACATGGAGGCCAAGGGCCGCATGCGCAAAGGCGACCGCGTGTGGATGATTGGGTTCGGGTCAGGGTTCAAGTGCAACAGCGCAGCGTGGGAGTGCATCGAGCCCGCGCGCAACGCCGATGGGCCGTGGGCTACGTCCATCCACAAATACCCGGTGGACATTCCTGATGTTCTAAAGCATTAA